One genomic window of Haloferax mediterranei ATCC 33500 includes the following:
- a CDS encoding cell surface protein yields MPRPRFLIFALVVAAVLLAAVAPPTLGASGNYDIDIDGSIDTVDRTVSTERGDFLVTEVGRADAGDSVGVSVDAPSGAEYSIMIHDADENIRRSISRTGDDSKSFDTDGLEPGTYSVSATNQSTEEVHDVEPLVIRAYRLTVNADDAVENGNDLDVTVELDQVESGEPVETVQVVLANDSKNTRVDASKVNDSNYSASVSTDDFATGDYSLYAVVRTDDKAMGENELVGVSDASTVEVVDQKESETSTPGGGGSGGDPSDGDSSDGDSDSTNKTTTTTSNNSTTPTTTTNNPTTTTTTEGTDHSEPTTTATTTTDNVVTPNESATTTEQPTTSSDVPNTAPQALFGVLVVFAVGRRLVRN; encoded by the coding sequence ATGCCTCGACCCCGTTTCTTGATTTTTGCCCTTGTGGTTGCTGCGGTACTCCTCGCAGCGGTCGCACCCCCAACTCTTGGGGCGAGTGGCAACTACGATATCGACATCGACGGTTCCATCGACACCGTCGACAGAACTGTTTCGACAGAACGCGGCGACTTCCTCGTCACTGAGGTCGGCCGTGCCGACGCTGGCGATAGCGTCGGAGTCTCGGTTGACGCACCGAGCGGTGCCGAATACTCGATTATGATTCACGACGCCGACGAGAATATCCGCCGGTCGATTTCTCGCACCGGCGACGACTCAAAGTCATTCGATACCGACGGACTCGAACCGGGCACTTACTCCGTCTCGGCCACCAACCAATCGACCGAGGAGGTGCACGACGTTGAACCGCTCGTGATTCGCGCGTACCGCCTCACGGTCAACGCCGACGACGCCGTCGAAAATGGCAACGACCTCGACGTGACGGTCGAACTCGACCAAGTCGAGTCGGGCGAACCCGTCGAAACCGTCCAAGTCGTCCTCGCGAACGACTCCAAGAACACCCGAGTCGACGCTTCGAAAGTCAACGATTCGAACTACTCGGCGTCGGTCTCGACCGACGACTTCGCAACCGGCGACTACTCGCTGTACGCAGTCGTCCGCACCGACGACAAGGCGATGGGCGAGAACGAACTCGTCGGCGTGAGCGACGCTTCGACGGTCGAAGTCGTCGACCAGAAGGAATCCGAAACCTCGACGCCCGGCGGTGGCGGGTCCGGTGGCGACCCGTCCGACGGCGATTCGTCGGATGGCGACTCCGATTCCACGAACAAGACCACGACGACCACGTCGAACAACTCGACGACGCCGACGACCACGACAAACAACCCGACGACCACGACGACCACCGAAGGGACGGACCACTCGGAGCCCACGACTACGGCAACAACGACGACGGACAACGTCGTGACGCCAAACGAGTCGGCAACGACGACCGAGCAACCGACGACTTCGTCGGACGTCCCGAACACGGCACCCCAAGCGCTGTTCGGTGTGCTCGTCGTCTTCGCTGTCGGCCGACGACTCGTCCGTAACTGA
- a CDS encoding AAA family ATPase has protein sequence MSAPEEVYSAILDETSQLLVGNEDAIEALTIALLTNGHVLLEGVPGVAKTTIANLFAHAANLDYQRIQMTPDVLPADITGTHIYRENLGEFDLQRGPVFSNVVLADEINRATPKTQSALLEAMEEGQVTIEGETLKLPYPFMVIATQNPIEYEGTFNLPEAQRDRFQFKVVVDLPERADEREVLERFDNSPSLKPSDISNVISDADIGAARKVVTNVHVADKVFDYILDLVSATRTHSAVDFGASPRASLAFLRAGKAAAAIRGRDYVIPDDVKRLAPLILSHRLVLGTEADISGRNPREIVDEVVDTVPTPEVELGDSKPPSVASDD, from the coding sequence ATGAGTGCTCCCGAAGAGGTCTACTCAGCCATCCTCGACGAGACATCACAGCTCCTCGTCGGGAACGAAGACGCGATTGAGGCGCTTACAATCGCGTTACTAACCAACGGACACGTACTCCTCGAAGGGGTCCCGGGCGTCGCCAAGACGACGATTGCGAACCTCTTTGCGCACGCCGCGAACCTCGACTACCAGCGGATTCAGATGACACCCGACGTGCTTCCGGCGGACATCACCGGCACGCACATCTACCGCGAGAATCTCGGTGAATTCGACCTGCAGCGGGGTCCCGTCTTCTCCAACGTCGTCCTCGCCGACGAGATTAATCGGGCGACACCGAAGACGCAGTCCGCGCTGCTGGAAGCGATGGAAGAGGGGCAGGTGACAATCGAGGGCGAGACGCTCAAACTCCCCTATCCGTTCATGGTCATCGCAACCCAGAACCCAATCGAGTACGAAGGGACGTTCAACCTCCCCGAGGCCCAGCGCGACCGCTTCCAGTTCAAGGTCGTCGTCGACCTTCCCGAGCGTGCGGACGAACGCGAGGTTCTGGAACGGTTCGACAACTCACCGTCGCTCAAGCCGTCGGACATTTCGAACGTCATCAGCGACGCCGATATCGGCGCAGCGCGGAAGGTCGTCACGAACGTCCACGTCGCCGACAAAGTGTTCGACTACATCCTCGACCTCGTCTCTGCGACGCGAACCCACTCCGCGGTCGACTTCGGCGCATCTCCCCGTGCCTCGCTCGCGTTCCTGCGAGCCGGGAAGGCTGCCGCAGCGATTCGTGGCCGCGACTACGTCATCCCCGACGATGTCAAGCGACTCGCGCCGCTCATCCTCTCGCATCGTCTCGTCCTCGGGACGGAAGCGGATATCAGTGGACGCAACCCGAGAGAAATCGTCGATGAAGTCGTCGACACCGTTCCGACACCGGAAGTCGAGTTAGGCGATTCGAAGCCGCCGTCGGTTGCGAGCGACGACTAA
- a CDS encoding ABC transporter permease, protein MSRRHRLLGILGLAVRRILGRLRTTSSKQVLLSVLGVALAVTLMTTVSGIALGMGAENAIQSEDVDYWVVPEASTASSVAVDVGSPQLGNTHAITERLDTDERIDYATPVQTQLVRLSPGDGNGSTEEYVLVAGIIPPEKPTKVVGVPTDALEPGDPHYANGTYEGPRTGELVLNEAGAELLGLSASDEVTATVGNSRATFTVTDVRQADVSSGVGPVPVALVHHSELQTMTGSTSGDLADQLLVSTNAAGVKSDIEAVYPRTSVVTQTGLAVRGASTSSLPLAMAAVSLTVAILVGVLFVATMMGLEVNADRRNLAVLSAMGYRTGSQTLLVVAETVIVATIGGVIGVIMGIGGIHLTNAITQEILGVQVALFDPILIGYSVAVAAAIGLISSVYPAWLTWRTPTLEAMSHD, encoded by the coding sequence ATGAGTAGGCGGCATCGACTGCTCGGCATCCTCGGACTTGCTGTCCGGCGTATTCTCGGTCGCCTGCGGACGACCTCGTCCAAGCAGGTCCTGTTGAGCGTCCTCGGCGTCGCGCTCGCGGTGACGCTCATGACGACCGTCAGCGGCATCGCGCTCGGGATGGGTGCGGAGAACGCGATTCAAAGCGAGGATGTCGACTACTGGGTCGTCCCCGAGGCGAGTACGGCCTCTTCGGTCGCGGTCGACGTCGGCAGTCCGCAACTCGGTAACACACACGCGATTACCGAGCGACTCGACACGGACGAGCGCATCGACTACGCGACGCCGGTCCAGACGCAACTCGTCCGGTTGTCTCCCGGCGATGGAAACGGGTCCACAGAGGAGTACGTCCTGGTTGCAGGCATTATCCCACCCGAAAAGCCGACGAAAGTCGTCGGCGTCCCGACGGACGCGCTCGAACCGGGAGACCCCCACTATGCAAACGGCACCTACGAAGGGCCGCGAACCGGCGAACTCGTGCTCAACGAGGCCGGTGCAGAGCTGTTGGGTCTCTCGGCTAGCGACGAAGTGACCGCAACGGTCGGCAATTCGCGTGCGACGTTCACGGTCACCGACGTTCGGCAGGCCGACGTTTCGAGCGGCGTCGGTCCCGTTCCGGTTGCACTCGTCCACCACTCGGAACTCCAGACGATGACTGGGTCGACTTCTGGCGACCTCGCGGACCAACTCCTCGTAAGCACGAACGCCGCGGGCGTGAAGTCGGACATCGAAGCGGTGTATCCGCGAACTTCGGTCGTCACGCAGACCGGGCTAGCGGTTCGCGGCGCGTCTACGTCGAGTCTCCCGCTCGCGATGGCCGCCGTCTCACTTACCGTCGCCATCCTCGTCGGCGTCCTCTTCGTGGCGACCATGATGGGGCTCGAAGTCAACGCTGACCGGCGCAATCTCGCCGTTCTCTCGGCGATGGGCTATCGAACCGGCTCACAAACGCTCCTCGTCGTCGCGGAGACGGTCATCGTCGCTACTATCGGCGGCGTCATCGGCGTCATCATGGGTATCGGCGGCATCCATCTGACGAACGCGATTACACAGGAGATACTTGGTGTGCAGGTCGCGCTGTTCGACCCGATTCTCATCGGGTACAGCGTCGCCGTCGCGGCGGCTATCGGGCTTATCTCGTCCGTGTATCCCGCGTGGCTCACCTGGCGAACCCCGACACTGGAGGCGATGTCGCATGACTGA
- a CDS encoding ABC transporter ATP-binding protein, producing the protein MADSVSEHRPRSVDDAATALHCERVVREYSRGPDSLFSRGSDAPTVRALDGVSLSISTGEFVAIAGPSGSGKSTLLHLLAALDTPTQGDVTVAETDVRSLSARGRTKLRRDTIGIVFQHFHLLPSLSARGNVALPLIERGVSKRGRRKRADELLEQVGLADRAGHKPGELSGGEQQRVAIARALVSDPAVLIADEPTGELDTETGQRVLDYIEQTASDRAVVVATHDDHVIDRADRVVRLRDGVVVSDE; encoded by the coding sequence ATGGCTGATTCGGTCTCCGAACATCGCCCCCGTTCAGTAGACGACGCAGCGACTGCTCTCCATTGTGAGCGTGTCGTTCGGGAGTACTCACGCGGTCCCGACTCGCTTTTTTCCCGTGGGTCGGACGCGCCGACGGTTCGTGCCCTCGATGGCGTCTCCCTGTCGATTTCGACCGGTGAGTTCGTCGCCATCGCCGGCCCGAGCGGCAGCGGCAAGTCGACGTTGTTGCACCTCCTCGCCGCCCTCGACACGCCGACGCAGGGTGACGTGACCGTCGCCGAAACCGACGTTCGTTCCCTGTCCGCTCGCGGTCGGACGAAGCTCAGACGCGATACCATCGGCATCGTCTTCCAGCATTTCCACCTGTTGCCCTCGCTTTCGGCTCGCGGCAACGTCGCACTCCCGCTTATCGAACGCGGCGTCTCCAAACGAGGGCGTCGCAAGCGCGCCGACGAACTGCTCGAACAGGTCGGACTCGCCGACCGCGCCGGGCACAAACCGGGCGAACTCTCCGGCGGCGAGCAACAGCGCGTCGCGATTGCACGGGCGCTCGTTTCTGACCCCGCGGTTCTCATCGCCGACGAACCGACGGGCGAACTCGACACGGAAACGGGCCAACGCGTCCTCGACTACATCGAACAGACGGCCTCTGACCGTGCGGTCGTCGTCGCAACGCACGACGACCACGTCATCGACCGGGCCGACCGCGTCGTTCGCCTCCGTGACGGTGTTGTGGTGAGCGATGAGTAG
- a CDS encoding DUF4350 domain-containing protein has product MRIGSREVGYPHLLAAGLLLTMLIGVGIGASTSSSTYGAFNPAWDGGSGVRDVAADSPAETTIAYNTTDYGEAKASQSVAFVISPETGYTDAESARIESFVRDGGTLVVADDFRPHGNALLTRLGASARINRTPLRDDRHQFKSGALPIATQTTSDSLTSNVDQLTLNHPATVAANESTVLVRSSNFSYRDTDGDEELDESESLQSYPVVTTERLGAGEVVVVSDPSIFINSMLEQPDNRAFTASLVGSHETVFLDFSHTKERPPLQIALRTLRDSASLQLLFGVVVVGALALISRRGRFEL; this is encoded by the coding sequence GTGCGTATCGGGTCTCGCGAGGTTGGCTATCCGCACCTCCTCGCAGCGGGCTTGCTCCTCACGATGCTCATCGGCGTCGGCATCGGTGCGAGCACGTCTTCGTCCACCTACGGCGCGTTCAACCCCGCGTGGGACGGTGGCTCCGGCGTTCGTGACGTTGCGGCGGACTCGCCCGCCGAGACGACCATTGCCTACAACACCACCGACTACGGCGAGGCTAAGGCGTCCCAGTCGGTCGCATTCGTCATCTCTCCTGAGACAGGGTACACCGACGCCGAGTCGGCCCGCATCGAGTCGTTCGTCCGCGACGGAGGGACACTCGTCGTCGCCGACGACTTCAGACCGCACGGGAACGCCCTCTTGACCCGGCTCGGCGCAAGCGCGCGCATCAACCGGACGCCGCTTCGCGACGACCGCCACCAATTCAAGTCGGGCGCGCTCCCGATAGCGACGCAGACGACATCGGACTCACTCACCAGTAACGTAGACCAACTCACGCTAAACCACCCGGCGACGGTGGCAGCGAACGAAAGCACCGTGCTCGTCCGTTCGTCGAACTTCTCGTACCGCGACACCGACGGCGACGAGGAACTCGACGAGTCCGAGTCGCTCCAGTCGTATCCCGTCGTGACTACTGAGCGACTCGGCGCTGGCGAGGTTGTCGTCGTCAGCGACCCGAGTATCTTCATCAACTCGATGCTCGAACAACCGGACAACCGCGCCTTCACAGCGTCACTTGTAGGGTCACACGAGACCGTCTTCCTGGACTTCTCACACACCAAGGAACGACCGCCGCTTCAGATTGCACTCCGCACCCTTCGCGACTCAGCTAGCCTCCAGTTACTCTTCGGCGTCGTCGTCGTCGGCGCACTGGCCCTCATCTCCCGGCGCGGCCGATTCGAGTTGTAA
- a CDS encoding DUF58 domain-containing protein gives MLPTRRWAVLAGTACFFAVFAVLLGESTPLFAAGGLAAWLVVAQFGALRTMTKVDQSLSATVSVDRATAFVGDRTAVTMTASMPDALDSPVEVELVAPPSVDAPERSRRTVTIEPGATAGSTTCSVEFPIAGRIAFDTVRVTIEDRAGYFTETVTLDVDARCLVEPPAPDGVHIGQGGELVGATFGDHSSDQTGPGLVPHETRQYLPGDTLSQIDWRTTARMNQPYIREFESASDYLLSLVVDMGSHMNSGPTGRTMFSYAREVALGCIHAAELHGDPVSAQFVDDSATTWEFGPSSSSNAYQTIRRELLEVTPTDGDRRTVESSRPVAPADARKRSQSLVGDESAFATTLRPFLSDGTSYVSRVSDRPLFDAVKASCLRSDREDHLVLVTDDSAKVETYESVVVASKRSSQTTVFLTPNVLFGDVPTASGDGFDGFVDFEQFRKRLDRLPNVTAYEVAPRSAVELATAETAATVE, from the coding sequence ATGCTTCCGACCCGTCGGTGGGCCGTGCTCGCTGGAACTGCGTGCTTCTTCGCCGTCTTTGCAGTCCTCCTCGGCGAGTCGACGCCGCTTTTCGCCGCGGGCGGTCTTGCCGCGTGGCTCGTAGTTGCGCAGTTCGGCGCGCTGCGGACGATGACTAAGGTCGACCAGTCTCTTTCGGCGACCGTTTCGGTCGACCGTGCGACCGCGTTCGTCGGCGACCGCACCGCAGTTACGATGACCGCATCGATGCCCGACGCGCTCGATTCACCCGTCGAAGTCGAACTCGTCGCACCACCGAGTGTGGACGCACCGGAGCGGAGTCGCCGGACAGTCACCATCGAACCCGGCGCGACCGCCGGTTCGACCACGTGCAGCGTCGAGTTCCCGATTGCCGGGCGAATCGCGTTCGACACTGTCCGTGTCACAATCGAAGACCGAGCAGGATACTTCACCGAGACGGTGACGCTGGATGTCGATGCCCGCTGTCTCGTCGAACCGCCGGCCCCCGATGGCGTCCACATCGGGCAGGGCGGCGAGTTAGTCGGTGCGACGTTCGGAGACCATTCGAGCGACCAGACTGGACCGGGGTTGGTTCCCCACGAGACGCGGCAGTACCTCCCGGGCGATACGCTCTCGCAGATTGATTGGCGGACGACAGCCCGGATGAACCAACCGTACATCCGCGAGTTCGAGTCTGCGTCCGACTATCTGCTCTCGCTCGTCGTCGACATGGGGTCGCACATGAACAGCGGGCCGACGGGTCGAACGATGTTCTCGTACGCGCGCGAAGTCGCACTCGGCTGTATCCACGCGGCGGAATTGCACGGTGACCCGGTTTCGGCACAGTTCGTCGACGACAGCGCGACGACGTGGGAGTTCGGCCCGTCGTCGTCATCGAACGCATACCAGACGATTCGGCGGGAGTTGCTGGAGGTCACACCGACAGACGGCGACCGCCGAACGGTCGAGTCGTCGCGACCGGTTGCGCCGGCAGACGCCCGCAAGCGAAGCCAGTCGCTCGTCGGCGACGAGTCGGCGTTTGCGACGACACTTCGGCCGTTCCTTTCCGACGGGACTAGCTACGTCTCGCGGGTTAGCGACCGGCCGCTTTTCGATGCAGTCAAAGCCTCGTGTTTGCGCTCGGACCGCGAGGACCACCTCGTTCTCGTTACCGACGACTCGGCGAAAGTCGAGACCTACGAGTCCGTCGTCGTCGCATCGAAACGAAGCAGTCAGACGACGGTCTTTCTCACGCCGAACGTGTTGTTCGGCGACGTACCGACGGCTTCCGGCGATGGATTCGACGGATTTGTCGACTTCGAGCAGTTCCGAAAGCGCCTCGACCGCTTGCCGAACGTCACCGCCTACGAAGTCGCACCGCGGAGTGCAGTTGAACTGGCGACGGCCGAGACGGCCGCGACGGTGGAGTGA
- a CDS encoding ABC transporter permease, whose product MTDSDPTTARFPRLARARAAAGIAFSQLSHARGRTVLTVLGITLAVLAATLLAGTGIGVIQTGQQKFDAAGRDVWVTGGPVRFSPAGVGGFENTIVGAHELDAELEAHEDVQVAVPMAFQTVYVKSNDTDYQTLIGVGSPAHGGSVQITNGSGFSSRDVHYADGNYSGPMTHEVIIDQRTADMMNVSIGDSLYIGGTTGIARKNEFTVVGISPTFSRFLGSPSVVVQLSELQEVTGTTGTDKATIMTLTVADDADPEAVADDLEAEYPAYDIRTNKEQLKEILRDQAVLMAAGGSLVFLALLAGLALTVNILLSHVYHQQREFAALKALGTSSSTLSLTLVVQALVLGTVGGILGVVLSFPAARGLNRLAKLVVGFGDIVVLPQSVLIGGFAIAFLMSLISSLVVSRQIAGIRPLEHL is encoded by the coding sequence ATGACTGATTCCGACCCGACTACTGCGCGATTCCCGCGACTCGCTCGCGCTCGCGCCGCGGCGGGCATCGCGTTCTCGCAACTCTCGCACGCCCGCGGGCGGACGGTTCTGACCGTTCTCGGCATCACGCTGGCCGTGCTCGCGGCGACGCTTCTCGCCGGAACAGGTATCGGTGTTATCCAGACGGGTCAACAGAAGTTTGACGCGGCTGGCCGCGACGTGTGGGTTACCGGCGGCCCGGTTCGGTTCTCGCCAGCCGGTGTCGGCGGCTTCGAGAACACTATTGTCGGCGCACACGAGTTAGACGCCGAGTTAGAGGCCCACGAAGACGTTCAGGTGGCGGTTCCGATGGCGTTCCAGACAGTGTACGTCAAATCGAACGACACGGACTATCAGACGCTCATCGGTGTTGGGTCGCCCGCCCACGGCGGGTCGGTTCAGATTACGAACGGCTCCGGATTCAGTTCTAGAGACGTACACTACGCCGACGGCAACTATTCCGGGCCGATGACTCACGAGGTCATCATCGACCAGCGAACCGCCGACATGATGAACGTCTCAATCGGCGACTCGCTGTACATCGGCGGGACAACGGGTATTGCTCGGAAAAACGAGTTTACCGTCGTCGGCATCTCGCCGACGTTCTCGCGGTTCCTCGGCTCGCCGAGCGTCGTCGTCCAGTTGAGCGAACTACAAGAAGTGACGGGAACGACCGGCACTGACAAAGCGACGATTATGACGCTCACCGTCGCCGACGACGCCGACCCCGAAGCGGTTGCGGACGACCTCGAAGCGGAGTATCCGGCCTACGATATTCGGACGAACAAGGAGCAACTGAAAGAGATTCTCCGCGACCAGGCGGTCCTCATGGCCGCCGGCGGAAGTCTTGTCTTCCTCGCGCTGCTCGCGGGGCTTGCGCTCACCGTGAATATCCTGCTCTCGCACGTGTACCACCAACAGCGGGAGTTCGCCGCGCTCAAGGCACTCGGTACGTCCTCGTCGACGCTCTCGTTGACGCTCGTCGTGCAGGCGCTCGTCCTCGGGACTGTCGGCGGTATCCTCGGCGTCGTACTCAGTTTCCCGGCCGCGCGCGGTCTGAACCGACTGGCGAAACTCGTCGTCGGGTTCGGTGATATCGTCGTCCTCCCACAGTCCGTCCTCATCGGCGGCTTTGCCATCGCGTTCCTGATGAGCCTCATCTCGTCACTCGTCGTCAGCCGACAAATTGCCGGTATTCGACCGCTTGAGCACCTGTAA